A genomic region of Bacteroidales bacterium contains the following coding sequences:
- a CDS encoding sulfatase-like hydrolase/transferase, whose product SNAGYHTALVGKWHLGDEKHYMPTQRGYDHFTGFSHGGMKSKSPDVLVEGNWKTYKGEYTPDVLTDFTMDYIREFQDEPFAISLHYWAPHANTDFPEGFQPPYDDRSWLPLKDEDLKHWRDMDLKLPNPDFPNLDVQRVKRMMREYYAAVHSVDRNIGRIMELLDELDLRDNTIVIFTSDHGYMMGHHGLWHKGNGRWITTDRKDPFGLYENGRPNLYDYSLKVPCVIRWPEVIEPGTKIEETIESIDWFPTILAMTNVSKPDGVILRGDNFLPLLKGKDIPWNNSLYGEYKTLRSYRSQEWKLVRHFADPEKDELYHIAVDPDENVNLIHDSRKQIQKIINMLDERIINKMRDLDDPLLRKNVDL is encoded by the coding sequence AGCAATGCAGGTTATCACACCGCGTTGGTGGGTAAGTGGCACCTTGGAGATGAAAAACATTATATGCCCACACAGAGGGGGTATGATCATTTTACCGGGTTTTCCCATGGCGGGATGAAGTCAAAATCTCCCGATGTCTTGGTGGAAGGAAACTGGAAAACATACAAGGGTGAATATACACCTGATGTATTAACAGATTTCACAATGGATTACATCCGTGAATTTCAGGATGAGCCTTTTGCTATTTCTTTACATTACTGGGCTCCACATGCCAATACAGATTTTCCTGAAGGTTTTCAGCCTCCCTATGATGATCGCTCTTGGTTACCCCTCAAAGATGAGGATTTAAAGCACTGGAGAGATATGGATCTGAAACTTCCCAATCCGGATTTTCCCAATTTGGATGTTCAACGTGTTAAACGCATGATGCGCGAATATTATGCAGCTGTCCACAGTGTAGACCGGAATATAGGCAGGATTATGGAGCTGTTGGATGAATTAGATCTAAGAGACAATACGATTGTTATTTTCACCTCCGACCATGGTTATATGATGGGTCATCATGGATTGTGGCATAAGGGAAATGGACGATGGATCACAACAGATCGAAAGGATCCATTTGGTTTATACGAGAATGGCAGGCCGAATCTATATGACTACAGTCTGAAGGTTCCATGTGTGATTCGATGGCCGGAAGTCATTGAACCGGGTACTAAAATAGAGGAAACCATTGAATCAATAGATTGGTTTCCGACGATCCTGGCTATGACCAATGTTAGCAAACCAGATGGAGTAATCCTGAGAGGAGATAATTTTTTACCGTTATTGAAAGGGAAAGATATACCATGGAATAACAGCCTCTATGGGGAATATAAAACGCTTCGTTCTTATCGTTCTCAGGAATGGAAGCTTGTACGTCATTTCGCCGACCCAGAAAAGGATGAGTTGTATCATATAGCAGTAGACCCTGATGAAAATGTCAACCTAATACATGATTCAAGAAAGCAGATTCAAAAGATTATAAATATGCTGGATGAAAGAATTATCAATAAAATGAGAGACTTAGACGATCCCTTATTGAGAAAGAATGTGGATCTGTGA